In Methanosarcina siciliae T4/M, one genomic interval encodes:
- a CDS encoding oligosaccharyl transferase, archaeosortase A system-associated, with product MGSKNRPTSTFKSEIKSSLPYILVVSIIGFIAFLIRIRPSDSVFLSNGFVRFGGNDPWYHMRTLNVLLENYPNRMFYNPITNYPNGSYIHFGPLFDQMMAITSLVLGMGSPGQDLITTVGAYFPAVLGALTVIPVYYIGKYLGGHKTGILAAILIAFAPGQFLSRSIIGFTDHHVAETLFSTFFMMFFMLALISAKEKRLRFEHVITKNLDVLKEPLIYSIIAGFMYSAYQLSWPGASLFLLIILVYAVIQYVIDNFHGESSDYLGIVGTVTFLVSSILILPFVHPEMGFSMYYYSWFHVITVFGALMIFAFLGLIEREFKKRNLKTYYFPLAIFGAFIFGLIAVKIAVPSLYSLVVNAPHSIFGIQTGGPSTIGEVSSIFYPGGKFSFSRVYNYFTAPVFFASIAGMILLTANIIRKPRPEELLALVWGLLMFMAIYGQNRFAYYYSVNIAVMGAYLGGRLLELVKWDRLEENFRTNVKSLKDFPSFFRFVKIEQIFAILAIFAVLVLPEYSSAMGQTIGTGGPNGPWIESCLWLQSNTPDPGMDYNSVYEAPEDGELFDYPETAYGVMSWWDYGHWIETIGHRMPNANPFQAGIGGRRGSIDEENKPGASTFFTAQSEEEATKVLEAVDPDPDKAGARYIVSDIEMASLFGEGVNPKFGAMTAWTLDSDGYSQAYWTGSGYQYFPSDRYFNSMESRLHIFDGNGLKQYRLVHETWAYQTQETWHKQVYNYMYGGNIPEDNTGYVKIFEYVKGANITGTVSTDETVKISTTIQTGQGRTFEYSQSTTSDSEGKYEFTVPYSTEGPISGETQFDTAPTGPYVVSYGDTTKEVRVSEEAVLNGEEVKI from the coding sequence ATGGGTTCTAAGAATCGTCCTACATCAACGTTTAAGTCTGAAATAAAATCCAGCTTGCCTTATATTCTTGTAGTTTCGATAATCGGTTTTATCGCTTTTTTGATCAGAATACGCCCCTCTGATTCGGTTTTTCTATCCAACGGGTTTGTAAGGTTCGGGGGCAACGATCCCTGGTACCATATGCGGACCTTGAATGTTCTCCTTGAAAACTACCCAAACAGGATGTTTTACAATCCTATAACCAACTACCCTAACGGGAGTTACATCCATTTTGGCCCTCTGTTTGACCAGATGATGGCTATAACTTCTTTGGTCCTTGGAATGGGCAGCCCCGGTCAGGATCTTATTACTACTGTCGGAGCTTATTTCCCTGCAGTGCTCGGAGCCCTTACTGTCATTCCTGTTTACTATATCGGAAAATATCTCGGGGGGCATAAAACAGGCATACTGGCTGCAATCTTGATTGCTTTTGCTCCAGGGCAATTTTTGTCCCGCTCCATCATAGGCTTCACGGATCATCATGTAGCTGAGACTTTATTCAGTACATTTTTCATGATGTTTTTCATGCTGGCTTTGATTTCCGCAAAAGAAAAAAGATTGCGTTTCGAGCATGTAATTACCAAAAATCTCGATGTCCTGAAAGAGCCACTGATATATTCCATTATAGCCGGTTTCATGTATTCGGCTTACCAGCTTTCATGGCCCGGAGCTTCTCTTTTCCTATTGATCATTCTGGTTTATGCCGTGATCCAGTATGTCATTGATAATTTCCATGGTGAGTCTAGTGACTACCTTGGGATTGTAGGAACGGTTACGTTTCTTGTAAGTTCAATCCTTATCCTTCCCTTTGTTCATCCTGAAATGGGCTTTTCAATGTATTATTACTCCTGGTTCCACGTAATTACGGTTTTTGGAGCACTGATGATTTTTGCATTTTTAGGTTTAATTGAAAGAGAGTTCAAAAAAAGAAATTTAAAGACTTATTATTTCCCTCTGGCAATATTCGGAGCTTTTATTTTTGGGCTTATTGCAGTGAAAATTGCAGTTCCTTCACTTTATTCCCTTGTCGTAAATGCTCCTCATTCAATTTTCGGAATCCAAACTGGAGGTCCTTCTACAATAGGAGAAGTTTCCTCCATATTTTACCCAGGGGGGAAATTTTCATTTTCAAGAGTGTATAATTATTTTACAGCTCCCGTTTTTTTCGCTTCAATAGCTGGAATGATCCTCCTTACGGCAAATATCATCAGGAAACCAAGACCTGAAGAGCTGCTGGCTCTGGTATGGGGCCTTTTAATGTTCATGGCAATCTATGGACAGAACCGTTTTGCATATTACTATTCGGTAAATATTGCAGTTATGGGGGCTTATCTGGGAGGCAGGCTCCTTGAACTTGTAAAATGGGACAGGCTTGAAGAAAACTTCAGAACTAATGTAAAATCGCTTAAGGATTTCCCCAGTTTCTTCAGATTTGTAAAAATAGAACAGATCTTTGCAATCCTTGCCATATTCGCGGTGCTTGTTCTTCCAGAGTACAGTTCTGCAATGGGACAAACAATAGGCACCGGAGGTCCCAATGGTCCCTGGATTGAATCCTGTCTGTGGCTCCAATCCAATACTCCGGATCCGGGCATGGACTACAATTCAGTTTACGAAGCTCCTGAGGATGGAGAACTTTTCGATTACCCTGAAACCGCTTACGGAGTGATGTCCTGGTGGGACTATGGGCACTGGATTGAAACTATCGGACACCGGATGCCCAACGCCAACCCCTTCCAGGCTGGAATTGGAGGACGTAGAGGAAGTATTGATGAAGAAAACAAACCCGGAGCTTCCACTTTCTTTACAGCCCAATCCGAAGAAGAAGCGACTAAAGTGCTGGAAGCTGTTGACCCTGATCCGGATAAAGCAGGGGCTCGTTATATTGTTTCGGACATAGAAATGGCTTCTTTATTTGGAGAGGGAGTTAATCCAAAATTTGGGGCAATGACTGCCTGGACTCTTGATTCCGACGGATACTCTCAAGCTTACTGGACAGGGAGTGGATATCAGTACTTCCCCTCCGACCGCTATTTTAACTCAATGGAATCAAGGTTGCATATTTTTGACGGAAATGGCCTTAAGCAGTACCGTCTTGTGCATGAGACATGGGCTTATCAAACTCAGGAAACCTGGCACAAACAGGTTTACAATTACATGTACGGAGGTAACATCCCCGAAGACAATACGGGTTATGTCAAAATCTTCGAATATGTCAAGGGGGCAAACATCACCGGGACTGTTTCCACAGATGAAACGGTCAAGATAAGTACTACAATTCAGACTGGTCAGGGCCGGACTTTTGAGTATTCCCAATCTACAACTTCGGATTCTGAGGGTAAGTATGAGTTTACAGTTCCCTATTCAACCGAAGGTCCTATCTCCGGGGAAACCCAGTTTGATACTGCTCCCACAGGTCCGTATGTCGTAAGCTACGGAGATACGACTAAGGAAGTAAGGGTCAGCGAAGAAGCCGTGCTAAATGGAGAAGAAGTGAAGATTTGA
- a CDS encoding oligosaccharyl transferase, archaeosortase A system-associated codes for MSSQDRPVSTFKSEIKSSLPYTLAVAVIGFIAFWIRTLPSGTVFLSNGFVRFGGNDPWYHMRTLNVLLENYPNRMFYNPMTNYPNGSYIHFGPLFDQMMAITSLVLGMGSPGQDLVNTIGAYFPAVLGAFTVIPVYYIGKHLGGHKTGILAAILIAFAPGQFFSRSIIGFTDHHVAESLFSTFFIMFFMLALISAKEKGLRFEHVITKNLNVLKEPLIYSVMAGVMYSAYQLSWPGASLFLLITLVYAVVQYVLNYFRGEASDYLGFTGIVAFLVSTIIILPFVHSDMGFSMYYYSWFHLATAIGSMAGFVVLSFIEREFKSKNIKAYYYPLTILGIVVLGLLVLKIISPSIFSLVINAPNTVFGVQTGGAATIAEVSSIFYDSGAFTLSRVFGNFTATGFFASLLGMLILVVNLFRKPKPEEVLVLVWSFLILLTIYGQNRFAYYYSVNVAVLSAYVGGLLLEKVKWGQLNEKFKSSVKSPADIPGFLKFVKVEQVIAVLAIVVVLIYPVYGSAMALTKGTGGPDGTWIESCLWLQSNTPDPGMDYNAIYEAPEDGETFDYPDTAYGVMSWWDYGHWIETIGHRMPNANPFQAGIGGRRGSIEDENQPGASTFFTAQSEEEATEVLEAVDPDPDKAGARYVISDVEMATGKFYAMTAWTLDTDGYYQPYWTGSGYQYLPSERYFNSMESRLHILDGNGLKQYRLVHETWAYQTQEAGYKQVYNYMYGGNISEDDTGYVKIFEYVKGANITGTASPNETVKISTTILTNQGRTFEYSQSTTSDSEGRYEFTVPYSTEGPISGETQFDTVPTSPYVVKYGDTTKDVRVTEKAVLNGEEVKV; via the coding sequence ATGAGTTCTCAGGATCGCCCTGTATCAACGTTTAAGTCTGAAATAAAATCCAGCTTGCCTTATACTCTGGCAGTTGCAGTAATCGGTTTTATAGCTTTCTGGATCAGAACACTTCCATCAGGTACGGTTTTCCTATCCAATGGGTTTGTAAGGTTTGGAGGCAATGATCCCTGGTACCATATGCGGACCCTAAATGTTCTCCTTGAAAATTATCCAAACAGGATGTTTTACAATCCTATGACCAATTACCCTAACGGGAGTTACATCCATTTTGGCCCTCTGTTTGACCAGATGATGGCTATAACCTCTTTGGTTCTTGGAATGGGCAGCCCCGGTCAGGACCTTGTTAATACTATCGGAGCTTATTTCCCTGCAGTGCTCGGAGCCTTTACGGTCATTCCTGTTTACTACATCGGAAAACATCTCGGAGGCCATAAAACAGGTATATTGGCTGCAATCTTGATAGCTTTTGCTCCAGGGCAGTTTTTTTCCCGTTCGATAATTGGTTTTACGGATCATCATGTAGCTGAATCTCTATTCAGTACTTTCTTCATAATGTTTTTTATGCTGGCTTTGATTTCTGCAAAGGAAAAAGGGTTGCGTTTCGAACATGTAATTACCAAAAATCTCAATGTTCTGAAAGAGCCACTTATATATTCCGTTATGGCCGGTGTCATGTATTCGGCTTACCAGCTTTCGTGGCCCGGAGCTTCTCTCTTCTTATTGATCACTCTGGTTTATGCCGTGGTTCAGTATGTCCTCAACTACTTCCGTGGAGAAGCAAGTGACTATCTGGGATTTACGGGTATAGTCGCATTTTTGGTGAGTACAATAATTATACTTCCGTTCGTCCATTCTGATATGGGATTCTCGATGTACTATTACTCCTGGTTCCATCTTGCTACTGCGATTGGGTCAATGGCAGGTTTTGTAGTTTTGAGTTTTATCGAGCGGGAGTTCAAAAGTAAAAATATAAAAGCTTACTACTACCCTCTGACGATACTCGGAATTGTCGTTCTGGGTTTGCTGGTGTTAAAAATAATATCTCCATCCATTTTTTCCCTGGTTATCAATGCTCCAAATACCGTGTTTGGAGTTCAAACGGGTGGAGCAGCTACAATTGCTGAAGTATCTTCGATCTTTTATGATAGTGGAGCTTTTACCCTGTCAAGAGTCTTTGGAAACTTTACAGCCACAGGTTTCTTTGCTTCTCTTCTCGGAATGTTAATACTTGTTGTAAATCTTTTCAGAAAACCAAAACCTGAAGAAGTACTGGTTCTTGTCTGGAGTTTTTTGATCCTCCTTACCATCTACGGCCAGAACCGTTTTGCATACTACTATTCAGTAAACGTTGCAGTTCTCAGTGCCTATGTAGGAGGCCTGTTGCTTGAAAAGGTAAAGTGGGGGCAGCTAAATGAAAAGTTTAAATCCAGTGTGAAATCTCCTGCAGACATCCCGGGATTTTTGAAGTTCGTTAAAGTAGAACAGGTTATTGCGGTCCTGGCTATAGTAGTTGTCCTTATTTACCCTGTATACGGCTCTGCAATGGCACTTACAAAAGGCACAGGTGGTCCTGACGGAACCTGGATTGAATCCTGTCTGTGGCTCCAATCCAATACTCCTGACCCGGGCATGGACTACAATGCAATCTACGAGGCCCCTGAAGACGGGGAAACTTTTGATTATCCTGATACTGCTTACGGAGTGATGTCCTGGTGGGATTATGGGCACTGGATTGAAACTATCGGGCACCGGATGCCCAATGCCAATCCTTTCCAGGCTGGAATTGGAGGGCGTAGAGGAAGTATTGAAGACGAGAACCAGCCGGGAGCTTCAACTTTCTTCACAGCCCAATCAGAAGAAGAAGCAACCGAAGTGCTTGAAGCCGTTGACCCTGACCCGGACAAAGCCGGAGCTCGTTATGTAATCTCGGATGTTGAAATGGCAACAGGGAAGTTCTATGCAATGACTGCCTGGACCCTTGATACTGACGGATACTACCAGCCTTACTGGACAGGGAGCGGATACCAGTATCTTCCTTCCGAGCGTTACTTCAACTCAATGGAGTCGAGGCTGCATATCCTGGACGGAAACGGTCTGAAGCAGTACCGTCTTGTCCACGAAACCTGGGCTTATCAGACTCAGGAAGCCGGGTACAAACAGGTTTACAATTACATGTACGGAGGCAACATCTCCGAAGATGATACGGGTTATGTTAAAATCTTCGAGTATGTTAAGGGTGCAAATATAACCGGAACCGCTTCCCCTAATGAAACGGTCAAAATAAGTACGACAATTCTGACCAATCAGGGTCGGACTTTTGAGTATTCCCAGTCTACAACTTCGGATTCTGAAGGCAGGTATGAGTTTACCGTTCCCTATTCAACCGAAGGTCCTATTTCCGGGGAGACCCAGTTCGATACCGTGCCCACGAGTCCGTATGTCGTAAAATATGGGGATACGACCAAGGACGTAAGGGTCACCGAGAAAGCCGTGTTAAATGGAGAAGAAGTGAAGGTATAA